The proteins below are encoded in one region of bacterium:
- a CDS encoding phosphotransferase, with protein MAHTNTHLSDREARAVLATWRLKPIFMRPAGGTANASLVIVGARGQYILRRRNPRYADPGQLAYDHAVIHGLAKAGLPVPRIVRSPSGSRWVEHEGHIYELFEFIEGVPAEPEHPGETCEAGAMLAKLHLAAERLKPSGKKDWPRYFDPKVSLKALRETKGQMERGSPEPQGNPRDATEGSRGRACPHARKAGGPRSGGREDTPAHADGPA; from the coding sequence CCTCAAGCCCATCTTCATGCGCCCGGCCGGCGGGACCGCCAACGCCAGCCTCGTCATCGTGGGCGCTCGCGGGCAGTACATCCTGCGCCGGCGCAACCCCCGCTATGCCGATCCGGGCCAACTGGCGTATGACCATGCCGTCATCCATGGCCTTGCGAAGGCCGGGCTGCCGGTGCCCAGGATCGTCCGCAGTCCCTCCGGCAGCCGTTGGGTCGAGCATGAGGGGCACATCTACGAGCTCTTCGAGTTCATCGAGGGCGTGCCGGCCGAGCCCGAGCATCCGGGCGAGACCTGCGAGGCCGGCGCCATGCTGGCGAAGCTGCACCTCGCCGCCGAGCGCCTCAAGCCCTCGGGCAAGAAGGACTGGCCACGGTACTTCGACCCGAAGGTATCGCTGAAGGCGCTGCGGGAGACGAAGGGGCAAATGGAGCGCGGCTCTCCAGAGCCGCAAGGCAACCCGCGTGATGCCACCGAGGGGTCGCGTGGGCGGGCGTGTCCCCACGCCCGCAAAGCCGGTGGCCCCAGGAGTGGCGGGCGTGAGGACACGCCCGCCCACGCGGACGGTCCGGCT